The Stigmatella ashevillena genomic sequence GGTGGAGAGGGTGGCTCAAGTGAACCCAAGGGATCTCAAACCCGGCCAATGGGTAGACGGCTGGCGCATCGTGCGACGCATCGGCAGCGGCGCCTACGGCGTTGTCTACGAGGTGGAGAAGGACGGGCAGCGCTTCGCGCTCAAGTTGGCCTGCCACCGAGAGCAGAGCGGAGACCCGAGGCAGACGGATGCACGCGCGAAGCGCGAGGTGGCCTGTCTCCAACAACTCCATCACCGCCATGTCATCCGGATGTGGGCTCATGGCCGTTGGCCAGAGCCGCGCTCGGGTTTTCTCTACATCGTCCTCGATTTCGTGGATGGCTACACGCTGGGGCATTGGGTCGAGCGAACCCACCCGACGCCGCATGAAGTGGCCGTCTTGTTCCTGAAGCTGTTCGACGCCTTGGAGCACCTGCACGGGCGAGGCGTATTTCACCGGGACTTGAGCTTGCGGAACATCATGGTCTCCCAGGATGGGGAACCGGTGATCATCGACTTTGGTTCGGCGGACTACGCGGCCGCCGAAGAACTGACGGATGCCCCTCTACCACCCGGAACACCGCGCAACCGCAGTCCGGAGGCAGTGAGCTTCTGGAATGCCAACCGTCACAACCCCGAGGCGCGGTACCCCTTCAAGGCGACCGACGATATCTTCGCCCTCGGAGCCAATCTCTACGACGTGCTGACGGACCCCTCGCCCGAGCGCAGCAAGAAGCGGCCCCCACTCGGAGGGGTGATGCCACCGCCCTCCCCCTTCAAGGTGACTCAAGGGCGCGTTCCGCAAGAGCTGAGCGCCCATGCGATGCACCTGATCGCCAGCGACCCCAAGGCGAGGCCCGCGATCGCGAAGGATGCTCGGCGCCCGCTGGAGGAGTTCGTGCAATTCAAGGGCCCCGAGTGGCGAGGGCTCCCCGTTCACCCGGTCGTATCGCAAATTCCCCCAGAGCCTGCCGATAGGGCCTCCATGCCTTCCTCAGCGGGAGAGGCTGCTCGGAACATGCTGCGCCCTGGATGGCGCCGTTCCGCGCTCGCCGGGGCGTTGGCGCTCGTCGTGCTCGCGGCCGTCATGGCCACCTCCTTGGCCCAGCTCGTTCCGGGGGAGCCACCCCCACCTCTTCCGGAGCCAGCCGAAAAGCCGACAAGCCGCTCTGCTCCATTACCCTCGCCTCTCCCACCCCCCGAGGAGGCGAGCCCTTCCGTGAATCAGCCTGAGAATTCCCCCGCTCTCACCAATGGCGTACCGAACCCGTCTCAGGTCCAGAAAGCCAGCGCTCAGCGCGTGCTCTCGAAGGTGCAAAGGTGTGCGCTTCTCGTGGCCTCCCTCTCTTGGTTCGCAGCAGGCTGCCCGGGTGTGCAGACGCGCCCAGAACCGGAAGCGTGCCCGGAGAAAGCCATAAAGGCCATGGAGCAAGAACTCGGTTGGACGTTGGACTCTGGACAAACCGCCCTTGTCACCGTCGACGTGACCAAGGGGAGGATGCCCCGGTGGCCACACAATAACAAAGAGGAGGACAACTGGGCGGTGTTCAAGGAGGGCCCCGTGACGGGGGCCCTTTCCATGCCATACAAGAAGGCCCCCGAGGGAACGCTTCTGGAGGGTCATCTGTGGACAACAGGCGACAAAATCGTTGGCCGTTATTTCCGCGCCCGTCTTCCCAATGAACGCACGGTCCCGATCTGCCTTGAGCTGAGGCACGGAGGCATGCTCAAGGAAGAGGGCTCCAAGCCCGGAAAGGCCGTGGGCAGCAAGGAAGCGGATGCGGTCGCCGTGACGCGGTGGCGGTGAATCGAAGTTGTATCGAGCGTGTCGTGGCGGGCTTCTACTGACGCTGTAATGGCGCCACGCGGCACGGCCAATCCCCAGCGTCGTTCATTCCGCAGGTTCATGCTGGGTAGTGTTTCGCTCCGTTGCACGGCGCCCTTTTGCGCTGCGAGGAGTCACGACCGCATGTCTACTGCGAGGTCGCCCTGGAACATCCCAGGCGCCATTCTCTTCTCTCAGGGCGAGTTGTCTTACGAGGTAGATCTCTCGCAAGGGCTGGTCGAGGAGTGGGCACAGTCGAAGTTGGGCGAAAGGACTACCGTGGCGTGGGAGCGCACGAGCGAGAAGCGCCTCCGCCAAGTCATCGTTCGCAGCTTGCCAGCGACGTCAGACGATCCCGAGGCACTCGCCAAGGCGCGCGCTCGGCTCCGCGAGGAAGCACGCTTGGCGGCCCATCTGCACCATCCCGGGATTGCCCAAATCTTCGGGATCCATGAAGTCCAGGGGGCTCTTCATATTGTGTCCGAGCGGGTCGAGGGCGTCTCACTCAACACCCTGATCACCTACTCGCTCATGCGCAAGGCTCCTTATACCCCCGCGTTCTGCCTCTACGTGGGAGCGGAAGTCGCCGGCATCCTGCATGACGCGCACAGTTGCACAGATGAGAGAGGGGCCCCGCTGGGCATCGTGCACCGTGACGTGAGCCCCACCCGCATCTACCTGGGCACTGCGGGCGAGGTGATGCTCACGGACTTCGCCTGCGTGCGCTCTCTGCTCTCGGGCCGGGTGACAACGACGCTCCCGCGTCCTCACGGGGAAGTCTTCTACGCTTCACCCGAGGCGCTCCTGGGAGAAGAGGTGGAT encodes the following:
- a CDS encoding serine/threonine protein kinase, with the translated sequence MAQVNPRDLKPGQWVDGWRIVRRIGSGAYGVVYEVEKDGQRFALKLACHREQSGDPRQTDARAKREVACLQQLHHRHVIRMWAHGRWPEPRSGFLYIVLDFVDGYTLGHWVERTHPTPHEVAVLFLKLFDALEHLHGRGVFHRDLSLRNIMVSQDGEPVIIDFGSADYAAAEELTDAPLPPGTPRNRSPEAVSFWNANRHNPEARYPFKATDDIFALGANLYDVLTDPSPERSKKRPPLGGVMPPPSPFKVTQGRVPQELSAHAMHLIASDPKARPAIAKDARRPLEEFVQFKGPEWRGLPVHPVVSQIPPEPADRASMPSSAGEAARNMLRPGWRRSALAGALALVVLAAVMATSLAQLVPGEPPPPLPEPAEKPTSRSAPLPSPLPPPEEASPSVNQPENSPALTNGVPNPSQVQKASAQRVLSKVQRCALLVASLSWFAAGCPGVQTRPEPEACPEKAIKAMEQELGWTLDSGQTALVTVDVTKGRMPRWPHNNKEEDNWAVFKEGPVTGALSMPYKKAPEGTLLEGHLWTTGDKIVGRYFRARLPNERTVPICLELRHGGMLKEEGSKPGKAVGSKEADAVAVTRWR
- a CDS encoding serine/threonine-protein kinase; amino-acid sequence: MSTARSPWNIPGAILFSQGELSYEVDLSQGLVEEWAQSKLGERTTVAWERTSEKRLRQVIVRSLPATSDDPEALAKARARLREEARLAAHLHHPGIAQIFGIHEVQGALHIVSERVEGVSLNTLITYSLMRKAPYTPAFCLYVGAEVAGILHDAHSCTDERGAPLGIVHRDVSPTRIYLGTAGEVMLTDFACVRSLLSGRVTTTLPRPHGEVFYASPEALLGEEVDPRSDLFSLGLVLLELATGSHLYNTFTARPGELEKALTPELKEQVLGAAMTAMVANLPDHAEDCILRAATFSPQDVAELTEPLPLPLRSILRRVLQRRPEDRYLSAAVLEAELRVGLSMLEAPYGATEALEEGRHSRDGASMNRSVIEPTSDDAFPSSMVAEDDILSLGK